One part of the Alistipes onderdonkii genome encodes these proteins:
- the pepT gene encoding peptidase T, translating to MNLKERFLKYVSYDTQSSEESTTFPSTEKQKVLLAALRDEMEALGMTEVSMDQYGYVMGTVPATPGCENAPVIGFIAHVDTSPDMSGKDVKPRVIEEYDGCDIALNGQLTMRVADFPELEFFKGHTLIHTDGTTLLGADDKAGVAEIMTAAEYLLAHPEIKHGKIRIGFTPDEEVGRGVDFFDVRAFGADFAYTVDGGMEGELEYENFNAASAKIDIQGRNVHPGYAKNKMVNALDVACELQGLLPAAERPQYTEGYEGFYHCVGLNGTVEKASVSYIIRDHDAEKFEQKKVFMWACVDLLKKKYGDGVLTLTLKDQYFNMRKMVEPHPQVIDKALKAMEMAGVNPIVRPIRGGTDGARLSFMGLPCPNLFTGGMNFHGKFEYCSLTTMHKAEQVILNLAQLWAE from the coding sequence ATGAACCTCAAAGAAAGATTCCTGAAATACGTCTCCTACGACACCCAGTCGTCGGAGGAGAGCACGACGTTCCCTTCGACCGAAAAACAGAAAGTACTGCTGGCCGCCCTGCGCGACGAAATGGAGGCATTGGGCATGACCGAGGTCTCGATGGATCAGTACGGTTACGTGATGGGCACCGTCCCTGCGACGCCGGGTTGCGAGAATGCCCCGGTGATCGGGTTCATCGCCCATGTGGACACCTCGCCCGACATGAGCGGCAAGGACGTCAAACCCCGCGTCATCGAGGAGTACGACGGCTGCGACATCGCACTGAACGGCCAGCTGACGATGCGGGTCGCGGATTTCCCCGAGCTGGAGTTCTTCAAGGGGCACACGCTGATCCATACCGACGGCACGACGCTGCTGGGTGCCGACGACAAGGCGGGCGTGGCGGAAATCATGACCGCCGCCGAGTACCTGCTCGCACACCCCGAGATCAAACACGGCAAAATCCGCATCGGCTTCACGCCCGACGAGGAGGTGGGCCGCGGGGTCGATTTCTTCGACGTCAGGGCCTTCGGCGCCGACTTCGCCTACACGGTCGACGGCGGCATGGAGGGTGAGCTGGAATACGAGAACTTCAACGCCGCAAGCGCCAAAATCGACATTCAGGGACGCAACGTCCACCCGGGATACGCCAAGAACAAGATGGTCAATGCGCTCGACGTGGCGTGCGAACTGCAAGGGCTGCTGCCGGCCGCCGAACGTCCGCAGTACACCGAAGGATACGAAGGGTTCTACCACTGCGTAGGGCTGAACGGCACGGTCGAGAAAGCCTCGGTCAGCTATATCATCCGCGACCACGATGCGGAGAAATTCGAGCAGAAAAAGGTATTCATGTGGGCCTGCGTCGACCTTTTGAAGAAGAAATACGGCGACGGGGTGCTGACCCTGACGCTCAAAGACCAGTATTTCAACATGCGCAAGATGGTCGAGCCGCACCCGCAGGTGATCGACAAGGCGCTCAAGGCCATGGAAATGGCCGGCGTGAACCCGATCGTACGCCCCATACGCGGCGGTACGGACGGCGCACGCCTGTCGTTCATGGGGCTGCCCTGCCCCAACCTCTTCACGGGGGGCATGAACTTCCACGGCAAATTCGAATATTGCTCGCTCACCACGATGCACAAGGCAGAGCAGGTGATCCTGAACCTGGCGCAGTTGTGGGCGGAATAA